The genomic interval GCGGTTTTCGCGCTGGTCTCAGGGAAGCAAGGCGATTGGTTCCAGACCGAGGGTCTCAGGAAAATCAAAAAGCAGGTTCATGTTCTGCAGGGCCTGGCCAGCGGCACCTTTGACCAGATTGTCGATGACCGAGAGGACGACCACCTGGCCCGGTCGCGGCTGGTGTATGGCGATGCGGCAGACGTTGGCGCCACGCACGGAGCGGGTTGCCGGATGGGAGCCCCAGGGCAGTACATCGACGAAGGGCTCCTGCGCGTAGCGGTGCACATACGTGTCCTGCAGCTCGGTATCGGCCACGGATCGATTCAGGCGAGCGTAAAGGGTTGCGTGGATGCCGCGGATCATGGGCATGAGGTGAGGGCTGAACTGCAGCTCCAGTTCCTGTCCGCTGCTGCGACGTAGCACCGACTCGATCTCGGGCCGGTGGCGGTGCCCACTGATGCCGTACGCCTGAACATTGTCGGCCGTCTCGGCGAGGATGAGCCCCAGACGCGCCGTTCGGCCTGCGCCACTGGCACCGGATTTGCAGTCGGCAATGAGACTGTCCGTGTGCAGGAGACCTGCCTGCAGGAGCGGATGCAGGCCGAGGATGACCGCCGTCGGATAACAGCCGGGGTTGGCCACCAGGCGACTATTCCGGATCTCCTCGCGAAAGAGCTCCGGTAGGCCGTAGCTGGCCTCAGCCAGAATATCGGTGGCGCTGTGGGCGAGGCCGTACCAGTGCTCGTAGCTGGCGGGGTCTTTCAGACGGAAATCGGCGCCGAGGTCGATGACCCGAACCCCTGCAGCAAGGAGTTCGGGTGCCATGTCCATGGCAACGCCGTGAGGCGTGGCGAAAAAGACGAGGTCGAGCCCGCGCAGGCGGGCGAGGTTCGGCTCCTCGTAACACAGCGTGGTGTGTCCGCGCAGGTTGGGGAAGTGATCGGCGAGGCTCTGCCCTGCCTCGGCGCGGGAGGTGACGATTTCCAGGCGTACCTTCGGGTGCCCCAGCAGGAGCCGTACCAGCTCAACACCCGTATAACCCGTACCGCCGACAATCCCGACTCGAATCATGGTGCCCACCTAAAAGCCTGCCAATCCGTCTACTGCCAATGAAAAAGCCGCCCTGGGGCGGCTTTCGGCTAGCGGCAATCCACCATCAGCGTTTGGAGAACTGATGGCTACGCCGTGCCTTGTGCTTGCCCACTTTCTTGCGTTCCACTTCGCGCGCGTCGCGGGTAACGAACCCGGCGCTGCGTAGCGGGCGACGCAGGGTTTCGTCGTAACGCATGAGGGCGCGGGTAATTCCGTGACGGATGGCGCCCGCCTGACCACTGGCACCACCGCCGCTGACGTTGACCAGAATGTCGAACTGGCTGCCGTGCCCCGTGAGTTCCAGAGGCTGGAGGACGATCATGCGCGAGGTCTCGCGGCCAAAGTACTCTTCAAGGCTACGCTTGTTGATGACGATCTTGCCCGAACCACGCCGCAGGTAGACGCGCGCCGTGGCACTCTTGCGTCGTCCGGTACCGTAATACTGTTCCATGGATTTCTTCGCCTTAAATGTCGAGAGGGCGGGGCTGTTGGGCCGAATGCGGATGCTCGGCACCGGCGTATACCTTGAGCTTGCGGTACATGGCCCGACCCAAGGGATTCTTGGGCAGCATACCCTTGACCGCGATCTCGATGACGCGCTCCGGATGCGTTTCCATCATCTTCTCGAAGGATGCGCTCTTGAGGTTGCCGACATAACCGGTGTGGCGATAGTACATCTTGTCCTTGGCCTTGTTGCCGGTGACGGCGACCTTGGCGGCGTTGACGACGACGATGTAGTCTCCGATGTCCGCATGCGGCGTGAACTCTGGCTTGTGCTTGCCGCGCAAACGACGGGCCAGCTCCGCGGACAGGCGACCAAGCACCTTGTCGGTAGCGTCAACAACGAACCAGTCCCCTTGTACCTCGTGGGACTTGGCGGAATAGGTTTTCATCGGGAAACTCCGGTTAGGGGTTCTTTGCCAAGGGTGCAGATACTACCCATCCGGCGAAGCCCTGTCAACGTAAGCTCTGATCCACCCTGGTGCTTCCTTCCTCCGCGCGGCGCTTGCTGGCGGCCTCGCGGACATCGGATGGCGCCGACGCTCCTTTGCTGGTGACGCGCAGGTTGGCGCGCAGCAGGGTCCAGAAGCGCCGGTAGCGTGCCCTTTCCTCATCCAGGGCGAGCAGGCGGCTGGTGATTTCCGCCGGCGAGGCTTCGGGCAAGGACTGGATGATGCTCTGCCACTGTCGCTCCAGCACGCTCTGACGCTCCGAGATGGCGGCGAGTACCTCGGCAAGGTCCGGCGTCCCCGGACTCTGACTGGTGTGGCAACGGCTCAGTCGACTGAGAAGGTGTATGGCGCTCACGGTGGGTCCTTTCAAGCAGGTCTTGCGGCAATATCTTTATGGTGGGTAGACCAGAGGAAGGCCATAAAGTTGCGTCGGAGGAAACGAAAAAGGGGCCACGCGGGCCCCGATGCGTTTTGCTCTGGACGATTACTAGTGTCCGCCGTAGACGCTCTTCTTGGTGAAGCGACCGCGGAAGACCCAGATCTGGTACCAGTTGTACATGATCATCACCGGCACGAATCCCGTCATGAACAGGGTGAACACCGCCAGTGAGTTGGCCGGGTTGGCTGCCGCCTCGATGGTCCAGGTGTTGGGCACGATGTAGGGGTACATGCTTGCCCACATGGCGGCCCAGAGGGAAACCACGACCGCCTCCCCCCAGAGCAGGGCAGTGAAGTCGTGACCGCTGCTGTGGTTGGTCATGGATTGATAGGCGAAGGAGAGGGTCAGCAACAGCCAGCCTGCCCAGATGTACCAGTAAGGGCCGGTCCACTTGGCAGCCGCCCAGGGGAAGACGGCGTAGGACCAGACGATGGTGACCACGATGGCGGCCAGTGCCAGGAGCGAAAAGACACTGGTCCAGGTCTTGGCCCGCTCGTGGATGACATCCCCGGGAACGAACCGGGCACAGAGATAGAGTCCGCCGGCAAGCCCCGCCGCTATGACCGCTCCCACCCCCGTCCACAGGGAGAATGGGCTGAGCCAGTGCATGGCCGTGCCGGAAAAGTGCAGGACCGGAGTGGTGTAGTTGCCGCTGTCCACCCCCCCGATGGCGAGGCCCGACGCCATGGGGAAGCCCTGCAGGGTGGCGCCCAGGGCGACCCCAGCAAAGAAGGTCGCAATGAGGCTGCCCAGCGCGAAGAACCAGCCCCAGATCTTGCGGCTGCTGCGTGCGTGGATATGGAACTCGAAGGCCACGGCGCGCATGATGATGGCCCACAGCGCCAGCATCAGCGGAACCATCAGGTAGTTGAAGGCAGAGCCGTAGACGAGGGGAAAGGCGCCGAAAAGGACACCGCCAGCCACCACGAGCCAGGTCTCGTTACCGTCCCAGAAGCCGGCCATGGACGCCATGATGGCGCCGCGCTCGTCCTCATCCTTGGAAAAGAGGGCAAAGATGCCCGCTCCAAGATCCGCCCCGTCCAGGGCAATGTAAAACAGAAACATCAGACCCAGCAGCAGCCACCACCAGGTGGATAGGGCAGAACTGATGTTTAGTATGTCGTGGCTTAATTCCATGATGGCGCTCCTTGTTTCTCACGGCGGGGCCGGCGCCGTGCCGACCCCGCTGCCGGGTTTCCGTTACGGCCTCAGCGATTCCGTTCCAGGACGGGCTTGGCGAAGCTCGGCCGCGCATGACCACCGCCAGCGTGGCTTTCGTCCTCTTCCGTGTGGTGGAACAGGGTATCCGAGGGAGCGATATCGTCCACACCCTTGGCAATGACCCGGGTGAAGAAGTACCAGGCGCCTGCCCAGACCACGAGTTCGAAGACGATGTAGCCCGCGAACCAAGCGATTTCCTGGGCCACGCTCATGTGACTCACGCCTTCATAGGTGCGCATCATGCCGTACACGAGCCAAGGCTGGCGACCGATCTCACGCACCCACCAGCCGGTCCAGATGGCCAGGTAGGGCAGGAGGCTCGACAGCACCAGGGCACGTAGGAACCAGGGACGCTTCTGCAACTCCCGCGCCGTGAGCTTGCCCCGCAGGCGCAGCCAGTTGCCCCACAGGGCCACGAAGAAGAGGAAGAAGCCGATGGCTACCATGACCCGGAAGGCATAGAAGGGTACCCAGACATCCGGGCGATCCTTGGCCGGGAACTGATCCAGACCTTTCACCACGCCGTTCCAGGTGTGGGTCTCCAAGAGGCTCAGGACGTGGGGGATGCCGATCGCAAAGACGTTGCCATCGTTCTGGGCATTGGGGATGGCGATGAGGTTCCAGGAGGTATTGGGGCTGCCATCGGGCAGGTAGGTGTGGTAATGCCCCTCCATGGCCGCCAGGGAGGTCGGCTGCGTGTCCGCCACATCCTTGCCGACACTGTCACCGATATAGATCTGGATAGGGGTGACGATGAGCAGCGCCAGGAGCGTGGGCTTCAGCAACTTGGTGAAGAGGTCGGCGTTGCGGTTCTTCAGGATGAACCAGCCTGCCACTCCGGCAAACACGAACAGGGACAACTCGACGGTCGCCACCCACATGTGTGGGAAGCCCCAGACGAAGTTGTCATTGAAAATGGCGTGCCACCAGTTGGTCACCTGGAAGAGGCCGTCCTTGAGCACCACGCCGTTGGGCGTCTGCATCCAGGAGTTGGCCATCAGGATCCACATGGCCGACAGGCTCGAGGACAGGCCCACGTTGAAGGTCGCAAAGGCGTGCATGGCCTTGCTCACCTTACCCCAGCCGAAGACCATGAGGCCGATGAAGCCCGCCTCGTACATGAAGGCAGTGATGGTCTCAAAGCCCAGGATGTTGCCGAAGAAGGGCCCTGCAGCCTGGGAAAAAGGCCCGTAGAGGATGCCGAAGGCCATCTCCATGGTCACACCGGTGGCCACACCGGCACCGAAGTTGATGATGAAGATCTTTTCGAAAAAGCGGTTGAGCTTGTACCAGCGCTCGTCACCGGTCTTGAGCCAGGCTATCTCCAAAGCGAAGAGCAGCCAGGACATACCGATGGTCAGCGGCGTCCAGAGGATATGCATGGTGGTGATCCAGGCAAAGTCCAGACGGCTGAGCAGGACCGGCAAGCTGTTTTCAATGATCATGATAGGTACCCCCCAGGTTACTTTTGACTTTTATCCAATTGAACCCATTACAAAAATTTCCGGACAGACAGGAGCAATCGCTGTGCCACGCTTTGGTGCAAGGCAAGGACCTGTAAAATCAGGAGATGGTAATATTCGGCGGGGTAGGTTTGTTCAAAAGCACCGGTATGTCGGTTCAAAAGACCCACCATCGAGCAAATCACCCAATATAATCATATATCAAGACCAACATGTCCTGATAATCCCCGCTTTTTTCCACGGGGTATCCCAGGTTGGCTTGCGCTTTTTTCTTGCCGCTACGCCGTGCCTCACCTAAGCTCAAGAAGACCCGCCCGGCAGTCCCGGTCGCGTCACCCCCGGAATCGGAAGAGGTGAGGTATGACGGAAAAAACTTTGGTAGATCTGGCCACTTGGCAGGATTTGCACAAGCAGGCGGCGGCGTGGCGCGGACGCCATCTGAAGGATCTGTTCGCCGAGGATCCGCAGCGTGGCGAGCGGTATCGCGCCGAGGCCTGCGGACTATACCTCGACTATTCCAAGAACTGGTTGGACGAGGCGGCTCTGGCTGGCCTCTTCAAGCTTGCCGAGGAGCGGGGTTTGGCGGCGCGGCGCGATGCCATGTTCGCCGGCGAGCATATCAACGTCACCGAGGACCGTGCTGTCCTGCATGTCGCCCTACGCCTGCCGGCCTCGGCGCACTGCGTGGTGGACGGCGCGGACGTCGTACCCGAGGTGCAGGCCGTACTCCAGCGCATGGCGGACTTCAGCGCCCGCGTGCGCGACGGCAGCTGGCTCGGGGCCAGCGGCAAGCCGATCCGGACGGTCATCAACTTGGGTATCGGCGGCTCTTACCTCGGCCCGGAGATGGCTTACCTAGCTCTGCGCCGCTTCCGCCATCCGCGTATCGAAGTGCGTTTTGTGGCTAATGTGGACGGCGCCGCCCTGGAGCAGGCCCTTGCCCGCCTCGATCCGGCGGAGACCCTCTTCATCGTCGCCTCCAAGACCTTCACGACCCTGGAGACCATGACCAACGCCCGCGCCGCCCGCCAGTGGCTGGTGGCAACCTTGGGAGAAGCGGCGGTCGCCCAGCATTTCGTCGCCGTCTCCACCAACGCCGAGGCAGTGCGGGCCTTTGGCATGGACACCGAGCACATGTTCGGTTTCTGGGACTGGGTGGGCGGCCGCTATTCCATGGATTCGGCCATCGGCTTGTCCACCATGATCGCGGTGGGCGCCGAGGCCTTTTTTGACCTGCTCGCCGGTTTCCATGCCATGGACGAGCATTTTCGAACTAGCCCCCTTCGGCAGAATCTGCCGGTGCTGCACGGCCTCATCTCCGTCTGGTACAACAACTTCTTCGGCGCCCAGAGCCAGGCCGTACTCCCCTATGCTCAGGATCTGCGCCGTCTGCCGGCCTACCTGCAACAGTTGCAGATGGAGAGCAATGGCAAGTCCGTCGATCTTCAGGGCCGACCCCTGCCCGTGGACAGCGGCATGGTCATCTGGGGCGAGCCGGGTACCGACGGCCAGCACTCCTTTTACCAGCTCCTGCACCAGGGTACCCGTCTCATTCCCTGCGATCTCATTGGCTTTCTGGAGCCTTTGGCGGAATCTGGCGCACAGCACGATCTGCTCATGGCCAACCTCATTGCCCAGGCAGAAGCGCTGGCCTTTGGCAGGACTGCCGAACAGTTGCGGGAGGAGGGCGCAGCGCCGGCGCAAATACCCTTTCGCGTCTGCCCCGGTAACCGCCCCAGTAATATCCTGCTGCTGGAGGCGCTGACGCCGCGGGCCCTGGGCATCCTGGTGGCCTTCTATGAGCACAGTGTGTTCACCCAGGGGGCCATCTGGGGTATCGACTCCTTCGACCAGTGGGGCGTGGAGCTCGGCAAGGTGCTGGCGCTGCGTGTCCTCGAAGATATCCAGGGCAAGGCGCAGCACGCCCACGACAGCTCCACCCAACAGATCCTCGCCCGCTATCGGGCAGCACGCAAGGGTTAGGCTCCCCGGGGCGCTGGCGCCCCAGGGCCGGGAACTTTCGGGCGGCTTCCGCCTTCCAAGGGACATTCCGACAAGCCGAATGTGCCGCACGACCATGAAGCCATCCCTGCCCGTTTTGGGTCTAGCCACGCTTTTTTCCACGCAGATTGCCCTGGGCGGTGTACCGCCCCTGCCCAGCCCACCGCCGCCACCGCCCATGCCAGCTCCGCAGATTTCCGGGGTGCAGGCGGCCGTGCTGTTGGATGTGCAGACGGATCAGGTGCTCATGGATGAGCACGGCAATCGTCCCCTCAACCCTTCGGGGCTCGTCAAACTGATGACGGCCTACCTGCTCCTGCAGGCGGAGCACCAGGGGCTGGTGCGTCCGGACCAGAACGTGCAGGTGTCGGATCGTGCGTGGCATGCCCAGGGTTCGCGGATGTTCATCCAGCCGGGCCTGCCGGTGACCGTGGCGCAGCTCGAACGGGGTCTGCTCATCGATGGCGGCAACGACGCCGCCATCGTCATTGCCCAAACCGTGGCCGGGAGTGTGTCGGGTTTCGTGGATCTCATGAATCGCGACGCCGCCGAGATGGGGCTGAAGCACACCCACTTTGCCAATCCCGATGGTCTGCCAGCGCCGGATCAGCGCAGCACGGCTCTGGACGTCGCGCGTCTTGCGCGGATCCTCATCGAGAATCACCCTTCGGTGCTGCAGGTGGCGGGGCAGCCCAAGTACACCTACAACCACATCACCCAGTACAACTACAATCCGTTGGCGGGTGAGAAAGGCATCAACGGTCTCGGTGTGGGGCTTGCATCCAGCAAGCATTGGGATCTGGCGGTGAGTGCCAGCCGCGACGGTCGCAGCCTCGTGGCAGTGGTCCTTGGAGCAGCCTCCCGCAGCAGTGCTGGAGCCGATGCCAGCGCCTTGCTGCACTACGGTTTTCACGGCTGGCAGCAGCACACCGTCTACGCCGCTGGGGCCCGGGTGGGAGAGATTCGCCACCTTTCCTGGAGTCCCGAGACCCTGGCGGTGACTACACCCAAGGCCATCGAGGTGGCGGTCCCGCGGGGCGGTATGGGTAAATTGAGCAGCCAGTTCGTTCCGGCGCCGGGACTCGCCTTGCCCATACGGGCCAGGGAAGTGGTGGGTCAACTGGAGCTGCGCTGGCAGGGGCGACTGCTGAAATCGGTGCCTGTGCAGGCGGCGCAATCCGTGCACCCTGCTGGTCTCGTCACCCGGCTCTGGCATCGCGTGCGGGCTTGGCTGTGAGATGGGTGCTGGACTGCAGATGCAGATTCTGATGCGTGGCCGCGTGGTGAGGGCGCTGGGGCATGGGTTCCGGCGTGCGTAGGCTGCGGCCTTGGCTCCTGTGGGGTCTGCTTTCCCTCGTCCCTCTATTTCTGTTGGTGTTGGCGGGCTTGGGGGTGTGGACCTACCGCCTCTGGGAGAGCCTGCCCGCCGTGCATCAGCTGGAGGACTGGCATCCGCAGGAGCCGCTGCGCATCTATGCCGATAATGGTCAACTGCTCGAGGTCATCGGTCCGCAGTTGCGTTATGCTCTGCCGCTGCAAAAGATTCCCCGCCACCTGCAGGAGGCCTTCATCGCCGCCGAGGATGCGAGCTTCTATAGTTCCAATCCCTTCTACTATCCGGTGAGCTTTCCCGGTATTGCGCGGGCCGCCTGGGTGGATCTCACGCACCTTGCGCCGGTGCAGGGGGCGAGCACCATTCCGGAGCAGGTGGCCCGGGATTTTTACCTGAGTCCCAAGAAGACGGTGACGCGCAAGGTGGCGCAAATCCTCCTGGCCTATAAACTGGCGGCGCACCTCGATCGCCAGCAGATTCTCGATCTCTATCTGAACAAGATCTATCTTGGTGAAGGTGCCTATGGGGTGCAGGCCGCCGCCAAGACCTATTATGGCAAATCGGTGGATCAGCTGACGTTGGGCGAGATGGCCACCCTGGCGGGTCTGCCGGCCGCACCCTCGGCCTTCAATCCCATTGCCTCGCCGGCGGCTGCCAAGGCACGCCGCGACTACGTCCTGCGCCGCATGGCCCGACTTGGCTTCATCACCGCAGCTCAGGCACGGGCGGCTAGCGCCGAGCCGATCCGCGCGCGCTATCATGCCCCCGCCAGCAATGTGGCGCCCTATGCCACGGCCTGGATACGGCACTGGCTGGAGTCCCATTTCGGCGCCGATTTCACCTATCGCAGTGGTCTGCGTGTCTACACCAGTATCAATCCCGTGGATCAGCGGGCGGCGGATCGCGACATGGCAACGGGTCTGGAGAATTACGCCATGGGTCTGGACAGCATGGACCCCAAGGCCTGGCACGGGCCCATCGCCCAGTTGCACGGCGCAGCACTGGCCAGCGCCGTACACGGCACCCGACCGCCCTTGCTGCCCGAACACGATCCGGCCAATCTCCACTGGGCAGTGGTGCTGAAGGCCTCGGCCCGGAGTGCAGAGCTTTCCCTGCAAGGACGTCAGCGGGTGACGCTCAGCCTGCGCGATGTGCGCTGGGTGCGCTTGCCTCCCAGTGGGCGGGCGCCACAGGCGGTCGATCAGGTATTGCAGCGGGGCGACCTGGTCTGGCTGCGTCACTATGTGGCCGCGGCGACGGCGGGGACGGGCAACCCAGTCTGGGGTAGCAAGGTCTGGCATTCCGTACCCCACGGGGGGTGGCAGCTCACCCAGATTCCCCACGTGCAGGGGGCCTTGGTCTCTCTGAATAGTCACAGCGGGGGCATCCTCGCCCTGATGGGCGGCTTCAGCTACGAACTCAGCCATTTTGATCGTGCCCTCTACGCCTATCGCCAGCCGGGCTCGGGTTTCAAGCCCTTCGTCTATGCTGCGGCCATCGATGCGCCGGCGCTTCTGGCCAGCGGTCACCGGGGCTACTTCACGCCGGTATCCCTCATTGCCGATACGCCGCTCGTCATCCATCTGGCCAACGGGCAGATCTATGCGCCCACCAACTACAGTCGAACGTTCTCGAAGACCCCCTTCCCCATCTGGGAGGATCTTGCGGACTCGCACAATGTGCCCAGCGTCCGTCTCCTCATGGATGTGGGCATACCCTACGCCCGCGCTTACGTGGAGCGTTTTGGCATACCGGCAAAACAGATTCCCGCCAGTCCGTCCATGGTCCTCGGTTCCGGCGACTTCACGCCCTTGCAGATTGCACGGGCCTACGCCACCTTCTCCAGCGGTGGCTTCCTGCCCCATCCCTACCTGATCCGCAAGATTCTGACCCGCAATGGAACCCAGGTGTCCTTACTGGATTGCCCGCTGGGCTACCGCCCACCGCCCAAGGATACGGTGATCCCTCCCGGAGTGGCCTATCTGCTCACGCGGATGATGGAACGGGTGATTCGGGAAGGCACCGGGGTGGCGGCGCAGATCCTGCATCGTCACGATCTGGCCGGCAAGACGGGTACCACCAACCACGAGGACAATGCCTGGTTCAATGGCTACAACCCCGACGTCACCACCTCCGTCTGGGTGGGTTACGACGACAATCACAGCATGGGCACCTGGGCGGCCGGCGCCCGCGAGGCTCTGCCCATTTGGATCCGCTACATGCACACGGCCCTCAAGCCCTATCCGGATATCGGCTTTTTCCAGCCACCGGATGTCGTGACCGCTCGTTACGATCCCAAGACCGGTACCCTGGTGTCCAAGGACGATCCCAAGCGCGGCAGCAAAATCGGCTATTTCCTGGCGGGCTACCTGCCGCCCTCGGCCAAGGCCGAGCGACGTTCGCAGCTGCGCAGCTTCATCCACGCCCTGATGCATATTTTCTAGGAGCTTCCCGTGACCGATCCGCGCGCAGAGTATTCCCGGCAACCGTCATCGCGTGGCCGCGAGATTCTGGCCGTGGTCGTCCTTCTGCTGGTTTTCGCCCTGGCCTATATGCTTCTTCACGCCTGGCTGGTGCAGGTCCCCGATCACCCCGACCCGCACCCTTTGCACGTCATCGCTCCGTCACGCTGAAGTCCTTTTCCCGAAGGCTTTGGTAAGGAGCGCATACATCGCGGGCATTACCAGCAGTACCAGCGGTATCTCGAACACCAGGCCAGCGATGATGGCTACGGCCAGGGGGGCCTGCATCTGGGCACCGGCGCCGATCCCCAGAGCCAGGGGCAAGAGCGCCAGGATGGCGATGAGCGCGGTCATGAGCACCGGCCGCAGGCGCACCTGTCCCGCCCGGATGAGTTCTTCGGGACGGTCGTTGCGCAGCTCGGCAAAGTAGAAAATGGCGGTTTCGGTAACGATGCCGACGATCATGGTCATGCCGATCATGGCCGTGAGATTGCGCTCGATTCCCGTAAGCCACAGGCCGATGAAGGTGGCGCCCAGGGCCAGCAGATCGGTGGCGAGGATGGCCAGGACCACGGAGAAGCGCTCGTAGAGAAAAAGCAGGAGCAAGGCGACGAGCAGTATGGCCGCCAGGAGCACCAGGGCCAGTTGCTGCATGGCACGCTGTTGCTCGGCATACAGACCGCCGTAGACCACCTGCACGCCCGCGGGCAGGCTCAGGCCGCGTACCACCCCTTTGACATCGGCCATGGTGCTGCCCAGGCTGCGTCCTTCGATGCGGGCGGTAACGGCCACCATGGGCTTGAGGTTTTCCGAGCGCAGTTCCGCCTGACCCGGCGCCACCCGGATGTCGGCCACATCGCGCAACTGGAAGTAGTGCCCGTCGGGGGCGAGGATGGGCAGGCGGCCGAGATCGTGGATGCGCTGCCACAGGGCGTGGGGGCCACGCAGGCGGATGCCGATGGTCTCTTCCGGCAACGGTATCCGGCTGGCGATCTTGCCATCCATCAGCACCTGCAGCTGACCCGTGATCTGTCCCGGGGACATGCCTTGAATCGCTGCGCGCACGGGATCGATGCGGATATCGACGCCGTCGCCCACCACCGTCACGCCATCGAAAATCTCCGTGACACCGGGCACGCGGGCAATGGCCTTGGCCACCCGCGGCGCAGTCCGCTCCAGCACCGCGGGGTCACTGCCAAAGAGCTTGATCTCGACGGGCTGCGGCACCGCGGTGAGGTCGCCGATCAGATCCTCCATGAGTTGACCCGTTTCTACCCGCAGGCCAGGCACGCGATCGTGGATCTCTTGGCGCAGGCTCGCCATGATCTGCCAGATGTCGCGCTGACGATGCTCCTTGAGGCGGATGAAAAAATCGCCGGTGTTGGCCTCGGTGAGACCGCCGCCCAACTGCAGGCCGGTGCGGCGCGAATAGCTGGCCACCTCGGGCGTATGGGCGAGGATGTCCTGCACCTGGTTCAATAACCGGTCGGTCTCGGCCAGAGAGGTTCCGGGTGGAGCGGTGTAGTCCAGGACGAAACCGCCCTCGTCCATCTCGGGCATGAAGCCACTGCCCACCTGGCTGTAGGCAAGGAGGGAGAGGACCAGGAGGGTGCCCACCGTGGGCAGGAGCAGCAGGGGACGGCGTAGGAGGGCGCCGATGCCCCGGCGGTACCAGCGC from Acidithiobacillus caldus ATCC 51756 carries:
- the cydB gene encoding cytochrome d ubiquinol oxidase subunit II, which encodes MELSHDILNISSALSTWWWLLLGLMFLFYIALDGADLGAGIFALFSKDEDERGAIMASMAGFWDGNETWLVVAGGVLFGAFPLVYGSAFNYLMVPLMLALWAIIMRAVAFEFHIHARSSRKIWGWFFALGSLIATFFAGVALGATLQGFPMASGLAIGGVDSGNYTTPVLHFSGTAMHWLSPFSLWTGVGAVIAAGLAGGLYLCARFVPGDVIHERAKTWTSVFSLLALAAIVVTIVWSYAVFPWAAAKWTGPYWYIWAGWLLLTLSFAYQSMTNHSSGHDFTALLWGEAVVVSLWAAMWASMYPYIVPNTWTIEAAANPANSLAVFTLFMTGFVPVMIMYNWYQIWVFRGRFTKKSVYGGH
- a CDS encoding D-alanyl-D-alanine carboxypeptidase family protein, producing MKPSLPVLGLATLFSTQIALGGVPPLPSPPPPPPMPAPQISGVQAAVLLDVQTDQVLMDEHGNRPLNPSGLVKLMTAYLLLQAEHQGLVRPDQNVQVSDRAWHAQGSRMFIQPGLPVTVAQLERGLLIDGGNDAAIVIAQTVAGSVSGFVDLMNRDAAEMGLKHTHFANPDGLPAPDQRSTALDVARLARILIENHPSVLQVAGQPKYTYNHITQYNYNPLAGEKGINGLGVGLASSKHWDLAVSASRDGRSLVAVVLGAASRSSAGADASALLHYGFHGWQQHTVYAAGARVGEIRHLSWSPETLAVTTPKAIEVAVPRGGMGKLSSQFVPAPGLALPIRAREVVGQLELRWQGRLLKSVPVQAAQSVHPAGLVTRLWHRVRAWL
- the rpsI gene encoding 30S ribosomal protein S9, with amino-acid sequence MEQYYGTGRRKSATARVYLRRGSGKIVINKRSLEEYFGRETSRMIVLQPLELTGHGSQFDILVNVSGGGASGQAGAIRHGITRALMRYDETLRRPLRSAGFVTRDAREVERKKVGKHKARRSHQFSKR
- a CDS encoding cytochrome ubiquinol oxidase subunit I, with the translated sequence MIIENSLPVLLSRLDFAWITTMHILWTPLTIGMSWLLFALEIAWLKTGDERWYKLNRFFEKIFIINFGAGVATGVTMEMAFGILYGPFSQAAGPFFGNILGFETITAFMYEAGFIGLMVFGWGKVSKAMHAFATFNVGLSSSLSAMWILMANSWMQTPNGVVLKDGLFQVTNWWHAIFNDNFVWGFPHMWVATVELSLFVFAGVAGWFILKNRNADLFTKLLKPTLLALLIVTPIQIYIGDSVGKDVADTQPTSLAAMEGHYHTYLPDGSPNTSWNLIAIPNAQNDGNVFAIGIPHVLSLLETHTWNGVVKGLDQFPAKDRPDVWVPFYAFRVMVAIGFFLFFVALWGNWLRLRGKLTARELQKRPWFLRALVLSSLLPYLAIWTGWWVREIGRQPWLVYGMMRTYEGVSHMSVAQEIAWFAGYIVFELVVWAGAWYFFTRVIAKGVDDIAPSDTLFHHTEEDESHAGGGHARPSFAKPVLERNR
- the pgi gene encoding glucose-6-phosphate isomerase, translated to MTEKTLVDLATWQDLHKQAAAWRGRHLKDLFAEDPQRGERYRAEACGLYLDYSKNWLDEAALAGLFKLAEERGLAARRDAMFAGEHINVTEDRAVLHVALRLPASAHCVVDGADVVPEVQAVLQRMADFSARVRDGSWLGASGKPIRTVINLGIGGSYLGPEMAYLALRRFRHPRIEVRFVANVDGAALEQALARLDPAETLFIVASKTFTTLETMTNARAARQWLVATLGEAAVAQHFVAVSTNAEAVRAFGMDTEHMFGFWDWVGGRYSMDSAIGLSTMIAVGAEAFFDLLAGFHAMDEHFRTSPLRQNLPVLHGLISVWYNNFFGAQSQAVLPYAQDLRRLPAYLQQLQMESNGKSVDLQGRPLPVDSGMVIWGEPGTDGQHSFYQLLHQGTRLIPCDLIGFLEPLAESGAQHDLLMANLIAQAEALAFGRTAEQLREEGAAPAQIPFRVCPGNRPSNILLLEALTPRALGILVAFYEHSVFTQGAIWGIDSFDQWGVELGKVLALRVLEDIQGKAQHAHDSSTQQILARYRAARKG
- the argC gene encoding N-acetyl-gamma-glutamyl-phosphate reductase, translated to MIRVGIVGGTGYTGVELVRLLLGHPKVRLEIVTSRAEAGQSLADHFPNLRGHTTLCYEEPNLARLRGLDLVFFATPHGVAMDMAPELLAAGVRVIDLGADFRLKDPASYEHWYGLAHSATDILAEASYGLPELFREEIRNSRLVANPGCYPTAVILGLHPLLQAGLLHTDSLIADCKSGASGAGRTARLGLILAETADNVQAYGISGHRHRPEIESVLRRSSGQELELQFSPHLMPMIRGIHATLYARLNRSVADTELQDTYVHRYAQEPFVDVLPWGSHPATRSVRGANVCRIAIHQPRPGQVVVLSVIDNLVKGAAGQALQNMNLLFDFPETLGLEPIALLP
- the rplM gene encoding 50S ribosomal protein L13, which encodes MKTYSAKSHEVQGDWFVVDATDKVLGRLSAELARRLRGKHKPEFTPHADIGDYIVVVNAAKVAVTGNKAKDKMYYRHTGYVGNLKSASFEKMMETHPERVIEIAVKGMLPKNPLGRAMYRKLKVYAGAEHPHSAQQPRPLDI